DNA sequence from the Chryseobacterium indicum genome:
TGTACTGTCCGTTTTTCAGGAAAATAACTTTGTCTGATATTTTCTCTACCTCGTAAAGCTGCTGCGAACTCAAAATCAACGCAATAGGATTATTAACCGAGTTTGCAATCGATTTTAAATCTTCCAGAATAACCTGCTGCGCCAAAACATCCAGATTGGCAAGAGGTTCATCCAGTAATAAAATTTCAGGTTTTCTCAGCAGTGTTCTGGCTAATTCAAAACGCATTTTGTAGCCGGAAGAAAGTTCGCTCCACTTCAGGTGTTTGTAATTCCAAAGTCCGAGACGGGCGATCATCATTAGAGTTCGTATTTCATTTTCTTCAGGTTTCACACCGTAATTTGACAGTACAAATTTCAGGTTGTCCTTTAAACTTCCGTACCATTTTGCCGTTCTCTGCGGAATGTAAACCAGCTTTGTACGGAGATCGTATTCATTTTTTGGTTCTTCGTTGAAAGAATAATTCAGATCACCTTCATTAAAAGAAATTTCCTTAGCAAGAATGCGCAGTAAAGTTGTTTTTCCGTTTCCGTTTTCGCCTACCAGACCGTAAACCTGTCCTTTATTTATTTCCACAGAAACCGGACCGAGCGAAAAGCGGTTACTTCCGTAGGATTTTAAAATATTTCTCGCTCTCAGTACAGATTTTTCCAGCGATTGTTCTTTTACCGGAATTTTTTCTATTTTCTGAAGAAGATTTTTTGATTTTTCGATGAGTTCATCCGTGTATGAAGGGAACTGTTCTTTCCAGTCAGTTAATGCGACAGCTTCTTTGTAGATCTCCATATTCTGAGTATCCATCGCACAGTCCAGTAATTTTCTAAATCCTAAAACAGTATCTTTATTGTCGAAAAAATGATAGACTTCGGCTACTCTTTGCTGATGTTTCGTCATTTGGTTTCAGAGTTATTAATTTCAGGTTTTAAAGATATAAAATTTCTTTTCCCCACAATTCTTTTGGCTTAAATAAAAACTAATTTTATTTTTATTTAAAATTAGAATCAGATGTTTAAAATAATTTCATCGCTTTTGTTATTATCTTTTTTATCAACCATTCAGGCTCAGGAAATCATTCCGTTCAGAATTACAAAGCATAACAACATCATTGTTAAAACTTTAGTAAATGACAAAGATTCTCTGGACCTGATGTTTCAGATTGCTATGGAAGATGCGTCCATTTCTCCGGACCGGAAAAGAAATGCAGATCATATTATTTTTAAAGATGAAATAAGCGACAGAAATACGATAAAAATCGGCAAAAAGAAATATGAAAATATTAGATTTTTTGATAATGAACTGACCGGTCATGAAGCAGACGGAAAAATCGGAACCGGAATTTTTAAAGGAAAAATTTTTAAGATCGATTATGATAACAGCAGATTTGTAGTATATGATAAAATGCCGGATTTAAATGGATATCAGTCAGTTCCATTACTTTTAAAAAATGAACAGCTTTTTATTCCTGCGAACAGTGTTATTGAAAAGCAAAATGTTGAAGCCTATTTTCTCCTTCAATCCGGATATTCCGGTGGGATTCTTTACAGCAATGAATTTACAGATGGCAAAGAACTCGACAAAAAGCTAAAAGTAACCGGTGAAAAAACATTGAAAAACTCAGCCGGACAAAGCGTTATCACCAAAAACGGAATTTTGCCTGTTCTGAAAGTGGGAAATTTTGTTTTAAAGGATGTTTCGGCAGGATTTTTTGCAGGAGAACTTAAAATTCAGAAATCCAGTTATTTCGGAGCAGATTTATTGAGGAGGTTCAACTGGATTTTTGATGCGGAAAGGAATAAAGTTTATTTTAAACCTAGTAAATATTTTAAGAAAGCTTATTATAAAATGAATTAACTTAACATTTATCATTTTCATCATAATAATGATGGTGTTCAACTCTCGATGTAAAGAAGTTTAAAAATAATACAACAAATATTATAAAAATCATTGACTGTATTATTACTAACCACTTTCCTAAATCTGTTGTGGGACAAATATCTCCAAAACCAATTGTGGCAGAAGTAACAAAACTAAAGTAAATATAATCAGTGATAGATGTGATATTACCACCTAAAAGCTCAAGCCCACCATAAATTACAGCAAAATCAAAAACTATTTCAATATAATTAAAGAATAGTAATAAAACTGACCTTCTATAAGATCTAGGTTTAGCAAACATATCTGAAACAAAAATAAGTGTTGCTACATATAAGATTGTCTCAATTAACAAATAGAATGTTATAAATATTATTACAGAAAGTTTATATATATCAAAAAGCAAACACAATAATGGAAGGGTTACTTTTACTAAAACATATAATTCTACTGCTAAATTTTTCCATTTTAAACTTTTTTTTCCAAAGTAATTTCTTACATAAATTCCTGGGAAAATAAACTGCACCGCTACCAAAAAAAGTCTTAAGATTTTTTCTAAACCTATGTCATCATGTTTCTCATTATTCCATACTCTCTTTAGATTTTTTGCTTGATTTTTAACAGCTGTATGACCTAATTGTACATCATTATCATCCTTACCAAAAAAAAGTTTTTTGAGAAAATATCGTATTTTCATCTATATGTAATTTTATATGGTTATAAGCTATTTGATAAATATATAAAAAACTTGCTTTCAAACTAAAATTTAGAATCAATCACCATATAATTTTTAAAATAAATGCAAATCTACCTAATCAATCTCGGTACATTTCTTAATTTTTACTAAATTTCCAAATGGATAATCCAGATTTGCTTTGATAACAGACGATGAATTTTGAATCTGTTTTTGTCCGAAATACAAATTAGAGATCAAAAATAAAAGAGCAATTATAGCTGATAAAAAATACTTTTTCAAAATCTTAAAATTTTATTGATTCAAATCTTTCTCTAACTTTTCCAAATATTGTGACCAAGCACTCGAGCAACCGCCAAAACATTCAAATTGCGGGATCAAGCCTTCATGCGTGAAAACAACTTTTGTTTTATCAGCTTCTTTGAAAATCTCAAAACAAATTTTTGTTCCTGTCCATTCGTCCATTTTGTTTACAAATGTGAGTTTACTTTCGATCACTTCCCAAACAATTTTCTCGTAAGGACTTACTTCTATAAGTCGTTGAACGGTGTGATGAACTCCATTTCCGGCATCAAAAATAAATTCATCATTCAGATTTTCAGATTTTCCGGTAATGATTTCATGATGCAGACCAATCCACCAGTTTCGGGGATTAATTAAAGTACTGAAGATTTCTTCAGGGGATTTTGAAGTAGTGAAGCGGTAAGAGAAATTTTGTACTGACATCGTTTTGTGTTTTTATGAATTTTCAAAATCATATATTTTTCTCAAAGTAGTTTTATCTGCAATCACATTAAAAGCTATATCTCCATTAAATTCATGATAACCAAAAATATAGCTTTTTGATTTATCAATAACTTTAATTCCGTTAAATTTTTCTATTTTTTCAGGATTTTGCAATTCGGAAAAACCAAATATAGTGATAAAATCACTATATTTTTCGGCTTTTATGGAGACTGATTTTGCAAAGGGATCTGAAAGATATTTCTTATTAAAATCCACATCAACAGATAAAGTCTGTGGAAAATGACCGCCAGTTTCAGTATAAAAGAATTTGAGCTTTCCACATTTTTTACATTTCCACAAATCGGCTCCGTTCATAGGATAAGAGCCTAAAAAAATTTCTGAATCATCTGAAGATTTAAATTCCAGATAGCTTAAATATCCAAATTTACCATCGTAAATTTTAAAAATCTTTTCATAATCCATTAAAATATTGTGATTGCAGTCAATATCTTTAATCGGATAATCAGCAAAAAATTCATTAATATTTTCCAGAGTTAACATATATGCAATTTAATATTGATATTCCTAAACTTAGAAACATTAATTACAATACGTTTCCATATAGGTATTTTTCTCGCCCAGTTTTTTCATTCTCAAATAATCTTTACAGGCACCTTCAGTGTCGTGTAATTCTAATTCTAAAGACATTCTATTGGAAATTGCCTGTATATGTTTCGGATCCTTATTAATTACAATCGTAAAATCGTCAATAGCATCTTTGTATTTTTTCAATAAAGCTTTTGCCTGTCCTCTTATATTGTAACCTCTTATATCCTGTGGATTTAATACTACAGATTTGTCAGCATCTTCCATTGCTTCTATATTATTGCCAACATTTATGTTAACGATAGCTCTGTTGATATATCCATCCGCATTGTTTGGATCAAATGTAAGCGCCTTGTCAAAATCACGTAATGCTTCTTCATATTTCTTTAAATCACCATTACAATATCCTCTGAATAAATAAGACTGCGCAAAATCGGCATTCATTTCTATACTTTTGCTAAAATCATTCCATGCATTTTGGATATCTTTTGAATAATATTCTGCAACACCACGATTATAAAATACTTCAAAATCATTCGGATTCAACTTAATTGATGTTGAGTAATCGGCTATCGCTCCCTTATAGTCCTTGAGATTGGCTTTAGAAGCACCACGATGATGAAAAACTACACTGCTGTTCGGATTAATGCTTATTGCTTTATCATAATTCTTTATAGCTTCTGCATACTGTTTCTGCTTTACAAGATCTCTTCCTTTTTCCGCATAATAAGTAGCTGTTTTGCTTTGAGAAAATATAAAATGACAGAATGATGCAAGGAATATTATAAGGCTTTTTTTAATCATGGTTTACTTTATAGGACCGTGTTATGGTTTTTAAAAAATCTAATGTACGGAATTATTAAATTATTATTGATTTAATTTTGCTTCAAAAAATTCTGAAAAATCTCTATAAAAAAGCGGAAGAAAAAATCTCCCGCTTTTACTTTATTTAATTTGAAAACCATGTAAAAACAAAACCTCACAGGTTTTAAAAACCTGTGAGGTTTGATTTATGGTAAATCATTAAAATTTCCGAAAACTACATTGTCTCCATTTTGAAACTCATGCTTTCGATAACTTTCAGGATGGCTTCTACTGTATCCATAGATGTTAAACAAGGTACGCCGTTTTCCACGCTCATTCTTCTGATCTGGAAACCGTCTCTTTCCGATTGTTTCCCTTTCGTCATCGTGTTCACAACGTACTGTACTTTTCCTTTCTGGATAAGGTCGATCAGGTTGACACTCTCCTCCCCGATTTTATATCCGATTTTGCATGGAATTCCTTTTTCCTCAAAGAATTTTGCAGTTCCTTCCGTTGCCCAGATTCTGAAACCAACTTCATGGAATCTTGCCGCCAGATCAGCTGCTTCCTGCTTATGCTTATCCGCTACTGTGAACAAGATAGAACCGTGCATCGGAACTTTTCTTCCTGCGGCAACCAATCCTTTGTATAAAGCTTTCTCCAAAGTGGTGTCTTTCCCCATAACCTCTCCTGTAGACTTCATTTCAGGTCCTAGAGAGATATCTACTTTTGTTAATTTTGAGAAAGAGAACACCGGAACTTTTACGAAAACCCCTTCTTTATTTGGAACCAGTCCGCTTTTGTAGCCCAAATCTTTCAGTTTTTGTCCTAAAATTGCTTTTGTAGCCAGATTTGCCATCGGAACATCGGTGATTTTAGATAAGAAAGGTACGGTTCTAGATGATCGTGGGTTTACTTCGATTACATAAACGTTTCCTTCGAAAAGAACGTACTGGATATTCATTAATCCGATCACATTTAATCCTTTCGCCAATCTTTTCGTGTAGTCAACCAAAGTTTCGATTTCGCTTGGTGAAATATTTTGTGGAGGATACACTGCAATTGAATCTCCGGAGTGAACTCCCGCTCTTTCGATGTGTTCCATAATTCCCGGAATGATTACCGTTTCACCGTCGCAGATCGCATCGATTTCCACTTCTTTTCCCACCATATATTTGTCGACCAAAACAGGATGTTCAGGGCTTGCTTCCACTGCATTTTCCATATAATGCGCCAGTTCTGTTTCTGTATATACGATTTCCATTGCTCTACCTCCCAAAACGTAGCTCGGACGAACCAACACCGGATAACCGATCTCGTTGGCAATTTTTATTGCTTCTTCTTTTGAAACCGATGTTTTTCCTAAAGGCTGCGGAATCTGCATTTCCTGAAGCGCTTTTTCGAATTTATCCCTGTTTTCTGCTCTGTCCAGATCTTCCAGGGAAGTTCCCAAAATCTCAACTCCGTGAGCGGCTAATTTATCTGCTAAATTGATAGCTGTCTGTCCTCCGAACTGTACCACAACGCCTTTTGGTTTTTCCAGCTCGATGATGTTCATTACATCTTCTTCCGTTAAAGGCTCGAAGTAAAGTTTATCTGAAATCGAGAAATCCGTGGAAACGGTTTCAGGATTATTGTTGATGATAATCGCTTCGTAACCCATTTCTTTGATTGCCCAAACCGAGTGTACCGTTGCGTAATCAAACTCAACTCCCTGTCCGATTCTGATAGGCCCTGAACCAAGAACGATGATTTTTTCTTTATCTGAAACTACAGATTCGTTTTCTTCTTCGTAAGTTCCGTAGAAATAAGGGGTTTCAGATTCGAATTCCGCAGCGCAGGTGTCTACCATTTTGTACACCGGCATTACTCCGTTTTCTTTTCTGAAATTGAACACTTCACGCTCCGTCACGTTCCACAAAACTGCAATATTTATATCTGCAAAACCTAGTTTTTTAGCTTCCAGTAAAATTTCTTTGCTGAATTTATTTTCTGCGATTGTCTTTTCGAAATCAATCAGCTTTTTGATTTTCCAAATGAAGAATTTATCAATTTTGCTCCATTCTACGATCTGTCCCCAGTCGTACCCTCTTCTTAAAGCATCTCCGATGATGAACAATCTTTCGTCATCACAAACTCTGATTCTTCTTTCGATTTCTTCAGCCGTTAAAGCTGCTGCCTGTTTAGTTTTTAAACCGATATGTTTAATTCCTGTTTCCAGAGAACGGATGGCTTTCTGTAAAGATTCTTCGAAATTTCTTCCGATTGCCATTACTTCACCCGTAGCTTTCATCTGGGTTGATAATCTTCTGTCCGCTGTTTCGAATTTATCGAAAGGGAATCTTGGGAATTTTGTTACCACATAGTCTAAAGCCGGTTCGAAACAAGCGTATGTTTTCCCTGTTACCGGATTCATGATTTCATCCAGTGTTAAACCTACCGCGATTTTTGCAGCGATTTTTGCGATCGGATATCCTGTTGCTTTTGATGCTAAAGCGGATGATCTCGAAACTCTAGGGTTTACTTCGATGATATAATAATTGAATGAATGCGGATCTAAAGCCAACTGTACGTTGCATCCTCCTTCAATTCCTAATGCTCTGATGATTTTTAGTGAAGCGTTTCTCAACAACTGGTACTCTCTGTCTGAAAGTGTCTGAGAAGGCGCCACAACGATTGAATCTCCTGTGTGAACTCCAACCGGATCTATATTTTCCATGTTACAAACCACAATGGCATTGTCGTTTGCATCACGCATTACTTCGTATTCTATTTCTTTGAAACCTGCGATTGATTTTTCAATCAGACATTGTGTTACGGGGCTGTGTTTTAATCCCAGTTCAGCAATTTCTTTCAGTTCGGATTCGTTGGAAGCGATACCTCCCCCTGTTCCACCCATGGTGAAAGCCGGACGAACAATGACAGGATACCCGATTCTGTCTGCAAAATTTAATGCTCCTTCTACGGTATTTACGATGTCAGATTCCGGAACGGGTTCGTTTAATTCTCTCATCAGTTCACGGAAAAGGTCTCTGTCTTCCGCTCTGTTGATGGCTGAAAGTTTTGTTCCCAACACCTCAACTTTGCATTCTTCCAAAATTCCTGATTTTTCCAGTTCTACCGCCATATTCAGTCCGGTTTGTCCTCCAAGCGTTGGTAAAAGCGCATCGGGACGTTCTTTTCTGATAATGTGACTTACAAACTGAAGTGAAATCGGCTCAATATAGACTTTATCTGCGATTTCAACATCCGTCATAATGGTTGCAGGGTTTGAATTGATCAAAATTACCTTGTAGCCTTCTTCTTTTAAAGATAAGCAAGCCTGCGTTCCTGCGTAATCAAATTCCGCCGCCTGACCGATGATGATGGGACCTGAACCGATTACTAAAATTGTTTTTATGTCGTTTCTTTTCATTTTACTTCTTTTTTATTATTCCATGGGGTCACCCTCGGCTAATGTTATTGAACCATTTCATGGTTCTGTTCTTGGTTTCACCATTTACATGGGTTTTCACCGTTTTCCATAGGTTGCACCTACGGCTATTCATATTGAATCCTTCGGATTCTTTAATTTTGCAGTGAATTGCACGCAGCCCGACTTGAGCGGAAATCCTTTTTTGCCATCCTGTTTATTCTGTTTTCGCCGAAAAGTCCTGCAAAAAAGATTGGGAGTCCTTCGACTTAGCTCAGGATAAACTTGAGGCGGATTAAGCTGCCCAAATTAATTTTCTACTTTTTAAAATCTTCCATTAACTGGATAAATTCGTCGAATAAATAATTCGCATCTTCAGGACCCGGACTTGCTTCTGGGTGATACTGAACTGAGAAACAAGGGTGAATTTTGTGTTTCAGACCTTCGTTTGTTCTGTCGTTCAGGGCGATGTGTGTTTCTATTAAGTCGGTATTTTTCAAACTTTCCTGATCTACGGCGTAACCGTGATTCTGGGAAGTGATCGCCACTTTGTTTTTCTCTACATCTAAAACCGGATGGTTTCCACCTCTGTGTCCGAATTTTAACTTGAAGGTTTTTGCGCCACAAGCCAAACCAATTAACTGATGTCCTAAACAGATTCCGAAAATTGGAACTTTTCCTAAAATTCCTCTGATCATTTCTAAAGCCTGTTGGTTATCTTCAGGATCACCGGGACCGTTGGATAACATTACTCCGTCCGGATTCATTAGTAAAATCTCTTCTGCGGTTACATCCTGCGAAACCACTGTAATATCGCAGTTTCTTTGAGACAATTCTCTGATAATTCCTAATTTGGAACCAAAATCTACCAATACTACTTTTAAGCCTCTTCCCGGATTTGCATAAGGTGTTTTTGTGGAAACCTGCTCAACCTGATTGGTTGGGAAGTTGGTTGATTTTAATTCTGAAACTACTGTGCTTTCATCTGCATCAGCATTTACAATTTTTCCTTTCACAACTCCGTGGTTACGAAGAATTCTTGTCAGCCTTCTGGTATCGATTCCTGAAATTCCGGAAAGGTTTTTCTTTTTAAATAGTTCATCTAAAGTAATCTGAGTACGGAAATTGGATGGCAGATCACAAAGCTCTTTTACAATAAGTCCTTTAATTGCCGGTTCAATACTCTCATAATCATCTCTATTAATTCCATAGTTTCCGATAAGCGGATAGGTCATGCAAACAATCTGACCGCAGTAAGACGGATCAGAGATCAATTCCTGATACCCTGTCATTCCGGTATTGAAAACCACCTCTCCTGCAGTTTCCAATTCTGCTCCGAAACCTTCTCCGTGAAACACTTCACCGGACTCCAGTATTAATTTTTTCTTCATTTTCTTTATTTAGATTTTCTTTTTTATTAACAGGTCGCCTCTACGAGGCTTTGATAATCTTTATCTTTTTTGTTTCCAAGGGTTTTTACCCATAGCTATTAACAGATCGCCCTTTCAGGGCTTTGATTATCTTCTTTTTCTTGTTTCCATGGGTTTCACTCACGGCTATTGTTGTTTGACCCTTTCGGGTCGGCTTACTACTTGATTCTTTTTACTTTTACCTTGGCTC
Encoded proteins:
- a CDS encoding tetratricopeptide repeat protein, coding for MIKKSLIIFLASFCHFIFSQSKTATYYAEKGRDLVKQKQYAEAIKNYDKAISINPNSSVVFHHRGASKANLKDYKGAIADYSTSIKLNPNDFEVFYNRGVAEYYSKDIQNAWNDFSKSIEMNADFAQSYLFRGYCNGDLKKYEEALRDFDKALTFDPNNADGYINRAIVNINVGNNIEAMEDADKSVVLNPQDIRGYNIRGQAKALLKKYKDAIDDFTIVINKDPKHIQAISNRMSLELELHDTEGACKDYLRMKKLGEKNTYMETYCN
- a CDS encoding SRPBCC family protein; this encodes MSVQNFSYRFTTSKSPEEIFSTLINPRNWWIGLHHEIITGKSENLNDEFIFDAGNGVHHTVQRLIEVSPYEKIVWEVIESKLTFVNKMDEWTGTKICFEIFKEADKTKVVFTHEGLIPQFECFGGCSSAWSQYLEKLEKDLNQ
- a CDS encoding ABC transporter ATP-binding protein, which translates into the protein MTKHQQRVAEVYHFFDNKDTVLGFRKLLDCAMDTQNMEIYKEAVALTDWKEQFPSYTDELIEKSKNLLQKIEKIPVKEQSLEKSVLRARNILKSYGSNRFSLGPVSVEINKGQVYGLVGENGNGKTTLLRILAKEISFNEGDLNYSFNEEPKNEYDLRTKLVYIPQRTAKWYGSLKDNLKFVLSNYGVKPEENEIRTLMMIARLGLWNYKHLKWSELSSGYKMRFELARTLLRKPEILLLDEPLANLDVLAQQVILEDLKSIANSVNNPIALILSSQQLYEVEKISDKVIFLKNGQYKDNSELVNEENDGLIIEIDTINSREDLLKAFEGFPLEKLNFNGGVYVAHFSADTEFHTVMSALGNARMNVVYIRNISSSTRRFFVS
- a CDS encoding carbamoyl phosphate synthase small subunit, coding for MKKKLILESGEVFHGEGFGAELETAGEVVFNTGMTGYQELISDPSYCGQIVCMTYPLIGNYGINRDDYESIEPAIKGLIVKELCDLPSNFRTQITLDELFKKKNLSGISGIDTRRLTRILRNHGVVKGKIVNADADESTVVSELKSTNFPTNQVEQVSTKTPYANPGRGLKVVLVDFGSKLGIIRELSQRNCDITVVSQDVTAEEILLMNPDGVMLSNGPGDPEDNQQALEMIRGILGKVPIFGICLGHQLIGLACGAKTFKLKFGHRGGNHPVLDVEKNKVAITSQNHGYAVDQESLKNTDLIETHIALNDRTNEGLKHKIHPCFSVQYHPEASPGPEDANYLFDEFIQLMEDFKK
- the carB gene encoding carbamoyl-phosphate synthase large subunit, giving the protein MKRNDIKTILVIGSGPIIIGQAAEFDYAGTQACLSLKEEGYKVILINSNPATIMTDVEIADKVYIEPISLQFVSHIIRKERPDALLPTLGGQTGLNMAVELEKSGILEECKVEVLGTKLSAINRAEDRDLFRELMRELNEPVPESDIVNTVEGALNFADRIGYPVIVRPAFTMGGTGGGIASNESELKEIAELGLKHSPVTQCLIEKSIAGFKEIEYEVMRDANDNAIVVCNMENIDPVGVHTGDSIVVAPSQTLSDREYQLLRNASLKIIRALGIEGGCNVQLALDPHSFNYYIIEVNPRVSRSSALASKATGYPIAKIAAKIAVGLTLDEIMNPVTGKTYACFEPALDYVVTKFPRFPFDKFETADRRLSTQMKATGEVMAIGRNFEESLQKAIRSLETGIKHIGLKTKQAAALTAEEIERRIRVCDDERLFIIGDALRRGYDWGQIVEWSKIDKFFIWKIKKLIDFEKTIAENKFSKEILLEAKKLGFADINIAVLWNVTEREVFNFRKENGVMPVYKMVDTCAAEFESETPYFYGTYEEENESVVSDKEKIIVLGSGPIRIGQGVEFDYATVHSVWAIKEMGYEAIIINNNPETVSTDFSISDKLYFEPLTEEDVMNIIELEKPKGVVVQFGGQTAINLADKLAAHGVEILGTSLEDLDRAENRDKFEKALQEMQIPQPLGKTSVSKEEAIKIANEIGYPVLVRPSYVLGGRAMEIVYTETELAHYMENAVEASPEHPVLVDKYMVGKEVEIDAICDGETVIIPGIMEHIERAGVHSGDSIAVYPPQNISPSEIETLVDYTKRLAKGLNVIGLMNIQYVLFEGNVYVIEVNPRSSRTVPFLSKITDVPMANLATKAILGQKLKDLGYKSGLVPNKEGVFVKVPVFSFSKLTKVDISLGPEMKSTGEVMGKDTTLEKALYKGLVAAGRKVPMHGSILFTVADKHKQEAADLAARFHEVGFRIWATEGTAKFFEEKGIPCKIGYKIGEESVNLIDLIQKGKVQYVVNTMTKGKQSERDGFQIRRMSVENGVPCLTSMDTVEAILKVIESMSFKMETM
- a CDS encoding potassium channel family protein, whose amino-acid sequence is MKIRYFLKKLFFGKDDNDVQLGHTAVKNQAKNLKRVWNNEKHDDIGLEKILRLFLVAVQFIFPGIYVRNYFGKKSLKWKNLAVELYVLVKVTLPLLCLLFDIYKLSVIIFITFYLLIETILYVATLIFVSDMFAKPRSYRRSVLLLFFNYIEIVFDFAVIYGGLELLGGNITSITDYIYFSFVTSATIGFGDICPTTDLGKWLVIIQSMIFIIFVVLFLNFFTSRVEHHHYYDENDKC